The Suricata suricatta isolate VVHF042 chromosome 4, meerkat_22Aug2017_6uvM2_HiC, whole genome shotgun sequence genome includes a region encoding these proteins:
- the POSTN gene encoding periostin isoform X4: protein MIPFLPIFSLILLVVVNPANANGHYDKILAHSRIRGRDQGPNVCALQQIIGTKKKYFSTCRNWYQGAICGKKTTVLYECCPGYMRMEGMKGCPAVMPIDHVYGTLGIVGATTTQRYSDVSKLREEIEGKGSFTYFAPSNEAWDNLDSDIRRGLESNVNVELLNALHSHMVNNRMLTKDLKNGMIIPSMYNNLGLFINHYPNGVVTVNCARIIHGNQIATNGVVHVIDRVLTQIGTSIQDFIEAEDELSSFRAAAITSDILETLGRDGHFTLFAPTNEAFEKLPRGVLERIMGDKVASEALMKYHLLNTLQCSEAIMGGAVFETMEGNTIEIGCDGDSITVNGIKMVNKKDIVTNNGVIHLIDQVLIPDSAKQVIELAGNQQTTFTDLVAQLGLASALRPDGEYTLLAPVNNAFSDDTLSMDQRLLKLILQNHILKVKVGLNELYNGQKLETIGGKQLRVFVYRTAVCIENSCMVRGSKQGRNGAIHIFREIIKPAEKSLHEKLKQDKRFSVFLSLLEAADLKELLTQPGDWTLFVPTNDAFKGMTHEEKEILIRDKNALQNIILYHLTPGVFIGKGFEPGVTNILKTTQGSKIYLKGVNDTLLVNEVKSKESDIMTTNGVIHVVDKLLYPADTPVGNDQLLEILNKLIKYIQIKFVRGSTFKEIPMTVYTTKIITKVVEPKIKVIEGSLQPIIKTEGPTTTKVKIEGEPELRLSKEGETVTEVIHGEPIIKKYTKIIDGVPVEITEKETREERIITGPEIKYTRISTSGGETEETLKKLLQEEVTKVTKFIEGGDGHLFEDEEIKRLLQGDTPVKKIQANKRVQGSRRRSREGRSQ, encoded by the exons ATGATTCCTTTCTTACCCATATTTTCTCTAATCTTGCTGGTTGTTGTTAACCCTGCAAACGCCAATGGCCATTATGACAAGATCTTGGCTCATAGCCGAATCAGGGGCCGGGATCAGGG CCCAAACGTCTGTGCCCTTCAACAGATTATAGGCACCAAAAAGAAGTACTTCAGCACTTGTAGGAACTGGTACCAAGGTGCCATCTGTGGAAAGAAAAC GACTGTGTTATATGAATGTTGCCCTGGTTATATGAGGATGGAAGGAATGAAAGGCTGCCCAGCAG TTATGCCTATTGACCATGTTTACGGCACTCTGGGCATTGTGGGAGCCACCACAACACAGCGGTATTCTGATGTCTCAAAACTGAGGGAAGAGATTGAAGGAAAGGGATCATTTACTTACTTTGCACCGAGTAATGAGGCTTGGGACAATCTGGATTct GATATCCGTAGAGGCTTGGAGAGCAATGTAAATGTTGAATTATTGAATGCTTTACATAGCCATATGGTTAATAACAGAATGTTGaccaaggatttaaaaaatggcatgatTATTCCTTCAATGTATAACAATTTGGGGCTTTTCATTAACCATTATCCTAATGGG GTTGTCACTGTTAACTGTGCTCGAATCATCCATGGGAACCAGATTGCAACAAATGGTGTTGTACATGTCATTGATCGTGTCCTGACACAAATTGGTACCTCAATTCAAGACTTCATTGAAGCAGAAGATGAACTCTCATCTTTTAGA GCAGCTGCTATCACGTCTGATATACTGGAGACCCTTGGAAGAGATGGTCACTTCACACTCTTTGCTCCCACCAATGAGGCTTTTGAGAAACTTCCAAGAGGTGTCCTAGAAAGGATCATGGGAGACAAAGTGGCTTCTGAAG CTCTCATGAAGTACCACCTTTTGAACACCCTTCAGTGTTCTGAGGCGATTATGGGAGGAGCAGTCTTTGAGACTATGGAAGGAAACACTATTGAGATAGGATGTGACGGTGACAGCATAAcagtaaatggaataaaaatggtGAACAAAAAAGATATCGTGACAAATAATGGTGTTATCCATTTGATTGATCAGGTCCTAATTCCTGATTCTG CTAAACAAGTTATTGAGTTGGCTGGAAATCAGCAAACCACTTTCACAGACCTCGTGGCCCAACTAGGCCTGGCATCTGCTCTGCGGCCAGATGGGGAATACACTTTGCTGGCACCTGTGAATAATGCATTTTCAG ATGATACCCTGAGCATGGATCAGCGGCTTCTTAAATTAATTCTGCAGAATCACATATTGAAAGTAAAGGTTGGCCTTAACGAGCTTTACAACGGACAAAAACTTGAAACCATTGGAGGCAAACAGCTCAGGGTCTTCGTCTACCGTACA GCTGTCTGCATTGAAAATTCATGCATGGTAAGAGGAAGCAAACAAGGAAGAAATGGTGCCATTCACATATTCCGAGAGATCATCAAACCAGCAGAAAAATCTCTCcatgaaaaactaaaacaagataAACGCTTTAG CGTCTTCCTCAGCCTACTTGAAGCCGCAGACCTGAAAGAGCTCCTGACACAACCTGGGGATTGGACCTTATTTGTCCCAACCAATGATGCCTTTAAGGGAATGAcacatgaagaaaaggaaattctgattC GAGACAAAAATGCCCTTCAAAACATCATTCTTTACCACCTGACACCAGGAGTTTTCATTGGAAAGGGATTCGAACCTGGTGTGACTAACATTCTGAAGACCACGCAAGGAAGCAAAATCTATCTGAAAGGA GTAAATGATACACTTCTGGTGAATGAAGTGAAATCAAAAGAATCTGACATCATGACAACAAATGGTGTCATTCATGTTGTAGATAAACTCCTCTACCCAGCAG ACACACCTGTTGGAAATGATCAGCTGCTGGAAATACTTAATAAACTGATCAAATACATCCAGATTAAG tttgttcgTGGTAGCACATTCAAAGAAATCCCCATGACTGTCTACA CAACTAAAATTATAACCAAAGTTGTGGAACCAAAAATTAAAGTGATTGAAGGCAGTCTTCAGCCTATTATCAAAACTGAAG GACCCACAACAACAAAGGTCAAAATTGAAGGTGAACCTGAGCTCAGGCTGAGTAAAGAAGGTGAAACAGTAACTGAGGTGATCCATGGAG AgccaattattaaaaaatacactaaaatcaTTGATGGAGTGCCTGTGGAAATAACCGAAAAAGAGACAAGGGAAGAACGAATCATTACAG GTCCTGAAATAAAATACACTAGGATTTCTACTAGTGgtggagaaacagaagaaacGCTGAAGAAATTATTGCAAGAAG AGGTCACCAAGGTCACCAAATTCATtgaaggtggtgatggtcatttatttgaagatgaagaaattaaaagactGCTT
- the POSTN gene encoding periostin isoform X6: MIPFLPIFSLILLVVVNPANANGHYDKILAHSRIRGRDQGPNVCALQQIIGTKKKYFSTCRNWYQGAICGKKTTVLYECCPGYMRMEGMKGCPAVMPIDHVYGTLGIVGATTTQRYSDVSKLREEIEGKGSFTYFAPSNEAWDNLDSDIRRGLESNVNVELLNALHSHMVNNRMLTKDLKNGMIIPSMYNNLGLFINHYPNGVVTVNCARIIHGNQIATNGVVHVIDRVLTQIGTSIQDFIEAEDELSSFRAAAITSDILETLGRDGHFTLFAPTNEAFEKLPRGVLERIMGDKVASEALMKYHLLNTLQCSEAIMGGAVFETMEGNTIEIGCDGDSITVNGIKMVNKKDIVTNNGVIHLIDQVLIPDSAKQVIELAGNQQTTFTDLVAQLGLASALRPDGEYTLLAPVNNAFSDDTLSMDQRLLKLILQNHILKVKVGLNELYNGQKLETIGGKQLRVFVYRTAVCIENSCMVRGSKQGRNGAIHIFREIIKPAEKSLHEKLKQDKRFSVFLSLLEAADLKELLTQPGDWTLFVPTNDAFKGMTHEEKEILIRDKNALQNIILYHLTPGVFIGKGFEPGVTNILKTTQGSKIYLKGVNDTLLVNEVKSKESDIMTTNGVIHVVDKLLYPADTPVGNDQLLEILNKLIKYIQIKFVRGSTFKEIPMTVYTTKIITKVVEPKIKVIEGSLQPIIKTEGPTTTKVKIEGEPELRLSKEGETVTEVIHGEPIIKKYTKIIDGVPVEITEKETREERIITGPEIKYTRISTSGGETEETLKKLLQEDTPVKKIQANKRVQGSRRRSREGRSQ; encoded by the exons ATGATTCCTTTCTTACCCATATTTTCTCTAATCTTGCTGGTTGTTGTTAACCCTGCAAACGCCAATGGCCATTATGACAAGATCTTGGCTCATAGCCGAATCAGGGGCCGGGATCAGGG CCCAAACGTCTGTGCCCTTCAACAGATTATAGGCACCAAAAAGAAGTACTTCAGCACTTGTAGGAACTGGTACCAAGGTGCCATCTGTGGAAAGAAAAC GACTGTGTTATATGAATGTTGCCCTGGTTATATGAGGATGGAAGGAATGAAAGGCTGCCCAGCAG TTATGCCTATTGACCATGTTTACGGCACTCTGGGCATTGTGGGAGCCACCACAACACAGCGGTATTCTGATGTCTCAAAACTGAGGGAAGAGATTGAAGGAAAGGGATCATTTACTTACTTTGCACCGAGTAATGAGGCTTGGGACAATCTGGATTct GATATCCGTAGAGGCTTGGAGAGCAATGTAAATGTTGAATTATTGAATGCTTTACATAGCCATATGGTTAATAACAGAATGTTGaccaaggatttaaaaaatggcatgatTATTCCTTCAATGTATAACAATTTGGGGCTTTTCATTAACCATTATCCTAATGGG GTTGTCACTGTTAACTGTGCTCGAATCATCCATGGGAACCAGATTGCAACAAATGGTGTTGTACATGTCATTGATCGTGTCCTGACACAAATTGGTACCTCAATTCAAGACTTCATTGAAGCAGAAGATGAACTCTCATCTTTTAGA GCAGCTGCTATCACGTCTGATATACTGGAGACCCTTGGAAGAGATGGTCACTTCACACTCTTTGCTCCCACCAATGAGGCTTTTGAGAAACTTCCAAGAGGTGTCCTAGAAAGGATCATGGGAGACAAAGTGGCTTCTGAAG CTCTCATGAAGTACCACCTTTTGAACACCCTTCAGTGTTCTGAGGCGATTATGGGAGGAGCAGTCTTTGAGACTATGGAAGGAAACACTATTGAGATAGGATGTGACGGTGACAGCATAAcagtaaatggaataaaaatggtGAACAAAAAAGATATCGTGACAAATAATGGTGTTATCCATTTGATTGATCAGGTCCTAATTCCTGATTCTG CTAAACAAGTTATTGAGTTGGCTGGAAATCAGCAAACCACTTTCACAGACCTCGTGGCCCAACTAGGCCTGGCATCTGCTCTGCGGCCAGATGGGGAATACACTTTGCTGGCACCTGTGAATAATGCATTTTCAG ATGATACCCTGAGCATGGATCAGCGGCTTCTTAAATTAATTCTGCAGAATCACATATTGAAAGTAAAGGTTGGCCTTAACGAGCTTTACAACGGACAAAAACTTGAAACCATTGGAGGCAAACAGCTCAGGGTCTTCGTCTACCGTACA GCTGTCTGCATTGAAAATTCATGCATGGTAAGAGGAAGCAAACAAGGAAGAAATGGTGCCATTCACATATTCCGAGAGATCATCAAACCAGCAGAAAAATCTCTCcatgaaaaactaaaacaagataAACGCTTTAG CGTCTTCCTCAGCCTACTTGAAGCCGCAGACCTGAAAGAGCTCCTGACACAACCTGGGGATTGGACCTTATTTGTCCCAACCAATGATGCCTTTAAGGGAATGAcacatgaagaaaaggaaattctgattC GAGACAAAAATGCCCTTCAAAACATCATTCTTTACCACCTGACACCAGGAGTTTTCATTGGAAAGGGATTCGAACCTGGTGTGACTAACATTCTGAAGACCACGCAAGGAAGCAAAATCTATCTGAAAGGA GTAAATGATACACTTCTGGTGAATGAAGTGAAATCAAAAGAATCTGACATCATGACAACAAATGGTGTCATTCATGTTGTAGATAAACTCCTCTACCCAGCAG ACACACCTGTTGGAAATGATCAGCTGCTGGAAATACTTAATAAACTGATCAAATACATCCAGATTAAG tttgttcgTGGTAGCACATTCAAAGAAATCCCCATGACTGTCTACA CAACTAAAATTATAACCAAAGTTGTGGAACCAAAAATTAAAGTGATTGAAGGCAGTCTTCAGCCTATTATCAAAACTGAAG GACCCACAACAACAAAGGTCAAAATTGAAGGTGAACCTGAGCTCAGGCTGAGTAAAGAAGGTGAAACAGTAACTGAGGTGATCCATGGAG AgccaattattaaaaaatacactaaaatcaTTGATGGAGTGCCTGTGGAAATAACCGAAAAAGAGACAAGGGAAGAACGAATCATTACAG GTCCTGAAATAAAATACACTAGGATTTCTACTAGTGgtggagaaacagaagaaacGCTGAAGAAATTATTGCAAGAAG
- the POSTN gene encoding periostin isoform X7, whose protein sequence is MIPFLPIFSLILLVVVNPANANGHYDKILAHSRIRGRDQGPNVCALQQIIGTKKKYFSTCRNWYQGAICGKKTTVLYECCPGYMRMEGMKGCPAVMPIDHVYGTLGIVGATTTQRYSDVSKLREEIEGKGSFTYFAPSNEAWDNLDSDIRRGLESNVNVELLNALHSHMVNNRMLTKDLKNGMIIPSMYNNLGLFINHYPNGVVTVNCARIIHGNQIATNGVVHVIDRVLTQIGTSIQDFIEAEDELSSFRAAAITSDILETLGRDGHFTLFAPTNEAFEKLPRGVLERIMGDKVASEALMKYHLLNTLQCSEAIMGGAVFETMEGNTIEIGCDGDSITVNGIKMVNKKDIVTNNGVIHLIDQVLIPDSAKQVIELAGNQQTTFTDLVAQLGLASALRPDGEYTLLAPVNNAFSDDTLSMDQRLLKLILQNHILKVKVGLNELYNGQKLETIGGKQLRVFVYRTAVCIENSCMVRGSKQGRNGAIHIFREIIKPAEKSLHEKLKQDKRFSVFLSLLEAADLKELLTQPGDWTLFVPTNDAFKGMTHEEKEILIRDKNALQNIILYHLTPGVFIGKGFEPGVTNILKTTQGSKIYLKGVNDTLLVNEVKSKESDIMTTNGVIHVVDKLLYPADTPVGNDQLLEILNKLIKYIQIKFVRGSTFKEIPMTVYTTKIITKVVEPKIKVIEGSLQPIIKTEEPIIKKYTKIIDGVPVEITEKETREERIITGPEIKYTRISTSGGETEETLKKLLQEEVTKVTKFIEGGDGHLFEDEEIKRLLQGDTPVKKIQANKRVQGSRRRSREGRSQ, encoded by the exons ATGATTCCTTTCTTACCCATATTTTCTCTAATCTTGCTGGTTGTTGTTAACCCTGCAAACGCCAATGGCCATTATGACAAGATCTTGGCTCATAGCCGAATCAGGGGCCGGGATCAGGG CCCAAACGTCTGTGCCCTTCAACAGATTATAGGCACCAAAAAGAAGTACTTCAGCACTTGTAGGAACTGGTACCAAGGTGCCATCTGTGGAAAGAAAAC GACTGTGTTATATGAATGTTGCCCTGGTTATATGAGGATGGAAGGAATGAAAGGCTGCCCAGCAG TTATGCCTATTGACCATGTTTACGGCACTCTGGGCATTGTGGGAGCCACCACAACACAGCGGTATTCTGATGTCTCAAAACTGAGGGAAGAGATTGAAGGAAAGGGATCATTTACTTACTTTGCACCGAGTAATGAGGCTTGGGACAATCTGGATTct GATATCCGTAGAGGCTTGGAGAGCAATGTAAATGTTGAATTATTGAATGCTTTACATAGCCATATGGTTAATAACAGAATGTTGaccaaggatttaaaaaatggcatgatTATTCCTTCAATGTATAACAATTTGGGGCTTTTCATTAACCATTATCCTAATGGG GTTGTCACTGTTAACTGTGCTCGAATCATCCATGGGAACCAGATTGCAACAAATGGTGTTGTACATGTCATTGATCGTGTCCTGACACAAATTGGTACCTCAATTCAAGACTTCATTGAAGCAGAAGATGAACTCTCATCTTTTAGA GCAGCTGCTATCACGTCTGATATACTGGAGACCCTTGGAAGAGATGGTCACTTCACACTCTTTGCTCCCACCAATGAGGCTTTTGAGAAACTTCCAAGAGGTGTCCTAGAAAGGATCATGGGAGACAAAGTGGCTTCTGAAG CTCTCATGAAGTACCACCTTTTGAACACCCTTCAGTGTTCTGAGGCGATTATGGGAGGAGCAGTCTTTGAGACTATGGAAGGAAACACTATTGAGATAGGATGTGACGGTGACAGCATAAcagtaaatggaataaaaatggtGAACAAAAAAGATATCGTGACAAATAATGGTGTTATCCATTTGATTGATCAGGTCCTAATTCCTGATTCTG CTAAACAAGTTATTGAGTTGGCTGGAAATCAGCAAACCACTTTCACAGACCTCGTGGCCCAACTAGGCCTGGCATCTGCTCTGCGGCCAGATGGGGAATACACTTTGCTGGCACCTGTGAATAATGCATTTTCAG ATGATACCCTGAGCATGGATCAGCGGCTTCTTAAATTAATTCTGCAGAATCACATATTGAAAGTAAAGGTTGGCCTTAACGAGCTTTACAACGGACAAAAACTTGAAACCATTGGAGGCAAACAGCTCAGGGTCTTCGTCTACCGTACA GCTGTCTGCATTGAAAATTCATGCATGGTAAGAGGAAGCAAACAAGGAAGAAATGGTGCCATTCACATATTCCGAGAGATCATCAAACCAGCAGAAAAATCTCTCcatgaaaaactaaaacaagataAACGCTTTAG CGTCTTCCTCAGCCTACTTGAAGCCGCAGACCTGAAAGAGCTCCTGACACAACCTGGGGATTGGACCTTATTTGTCCCAACCAATGATGCCTTTAAGGGAATGAcacatgaagaaaaggaaattctgattC GAGACAAAAATGCCCTTCAAAACATCATTCTTTACCACCTGACACCAGGAGTTTTCATTGGAAAGGGATTCGAACCTGGTGTGACTAACATTCTGAAGACCACGCAAGGAAGCAAAATCTATCTGAAAGGA GTAAATGATACACTTCTGGTGAATGAAGTGAAATCAAAAGAATCTGACATCATGACAACAAATGGTGTCATTCATGTTGTAGATAAACTCCTCTACCCAGCAG ACACACCTGTTGGAAATGATCAGCTGCTGGAAATACTTAATAAACTGATCAAATACATCCAGATTAAG tttgttcgTGGTAGCACATTCAAAGAAATCCCCATGACTGTCTACA CAACTAAAATTATAACCAAAGTTGTGGAACCAAAAATTAAAGTGATTGAAGGCAGTCTTCAGCCTATTATCAAAACTGAAG AgccaattattaaaaaatacactaaaatcaTTGATGGAGTGCCTGTGGAAATAACCGAAAAAGAGACAAGGGAAGAACGAATCATTACAG GTCCTGAAATAAAATACACTAGGATTTCTACTAGTGgtggagaaacagaagaaacGCTGAAGAAATTATTGCAAGAAG AGGTCACCAAGGTCACCAAATTCATtgaaggtggtgatggtcatttatttgaagatgaagaaattaaaagactGCTT
- the POSTN gene encoding periostin isoform X5 — MIPFLPIFSLILLVVVNPANANGHYDKILAHSRIRGRDQGPNVCALQQIIGTKKKYFSTCRNWYQGAICGKKTTVLYECCPGYMRMEGMKGCPAVMPIDHVYGTLGIVGATTTQRYSDVSKLREEIEGKGSFTYFAPSNEAWDNLDSDIRRGLESNVNVELLNALHSHMVNNRMLTKDLKNGMIIPSMYNNLGLFINHYPNGVVTVNCARIIHGNQIATNGVVHVIDRVLTQIGTSIQDFIEAEDELSSFRAAAITSDILETLGRDGHFTLFAPTNEAFEKLPRGVLERIMGDKVASEALMKYHLLNTLQCSEAIMGGAVFETMEGNTIEIGCDGDSITVNGIKMVNKKDIVTNNGVIHLIDQVLIPDSAKQVIELAGNQQTTFTDLVAQLGLASALRPDGEYTLLAPVNNAFSDDTLSMDQRLLKLILQNHILKVKVGLNELYNGQKLETIGGKQLRVFVYRTAVCIENSCMVRGSKQGRNGAIHIFREIIKPAEKSLHEKLKQDKRFSVFLSLLEAADLKELLTQPGDWTLFVPTNDAFKGMTHEEKEILIRDKNALQNIILYHLTPGVFIGKGFEPGVTNILKTTQGSKIYLKGVNDTLLVNEVKSKESDIMTTNGVIHVVDKLLYPADTPVGNDQLLEILNKLIKYIQIKFVRGSTFKEIPMTVYRPTTTKVKIEGEPELRLSKEGETVTEVIHGEPIIKKYTKIIDGVPVEITEKETREERIITGPEIKYTRISTSGGETEETLKKLLQEEVTKVTKFIEGGDGHLFEDEEIKRLLQGDTPVKKIQANKRVQGSRRRSREGRSQ; from the exons ATGATTCCTTTCTTACCCATATTTTCTCTAATCTTGCTGGTTGTTGTTAACCCTGCAAACGCCAATGGCCATTATGACAAGATCTTGGCTCATAGCCGAATCAGGGGCCGGGATCAGGG CCCAAACGTCTGTGCCCTTCAACAGATTATAGGCACCAAAAAGAAGTACTTCAGCACTTGTAGGAACTGGTACCAAGGTGCCATCTGTGGAAAGAAAAC GACTGTGTTATATGAATGTTGCCCTGGTTATATGAGGATGGAAGGAATGAAAGGCTGCCCAGCAG TTATGCCTATTGACCATGTTTACGGCACTCTGGGCATTGTGGGAGCCACCACAACACAGCGGTATTCTGATGTCTCAAAACTGAGGGAAGAGATTGAAGGAAAGGGATCATTTACTTACTTTGCACCGAGTAATGAGGCTTGGGACAATCTGGATTct GATATCCGTAGAGGCTTGGAGAGCAATGTAAATGTTGAATTATTGAATGCTTTACATAGCCATATGGTTAATAACAGAATGTTGaccaaggatttaaaaaatggcatgatTATTCCTTCAATGTATAACAATTTGGGGCTTTTCATTAACCATTATCCTAATGGG GTTGTCACTGTTAACTGTGCTCGAATCATCCATGGGAACCAGATTGCAACAAATGGTGTTGTACATGTCATTGATCGTGTCCTGACACAAATTGGTACCTCAATTCAAGACTTCATTGAAGCAGAAGATGAACTCTCATCTTTTAGA GCAGCTGCTATCACGTCTGATATACTGGAGACCCTTGGAAGAGATGGTCACTTCACACTCTTTGCTCCCACCAATGAGGCTTTTGAGAAACTTCCAAGAGGTGTCCTAGAAAGGATCATGGGAGACAAAGTGGCTTCTGAAG CTCTCATGAAGTACCACCTTTTGAACACCCTTCAGTGTTCTGAGGCGATTATGGGAGGAGCAGTCTTTGAGACTATGGAAGGAAACACTATTGAGATAGGATGTGACGGTGACAGCATAAcagtaaatggaataaaaatggtGAACAAAAAAGATATCGTGACAAATAATGGTGTTATCCATTTGATTGATCAGGTCCTAATTCCTGATTCTG CTAAACAAGTTATTGAGTTGGCTGGAAATCAGCAAACCACTTTCACAGACCTCGTGGCCCAACTAGGCCTGGCATCTGCTCTGCGGCCAGATGGGGAATACACTTTGCTGGCACCTGTGAATAATGCATTTTCAG ATGATACCCTGAGCATGGATCAGCGGCTTCTTAAATTAATTCTGCAGAATCACATATTGAAAGTAAAGGTTGGCCTTAACGAGCTTTACAACGGACAAAAACTTGAAACCATTGGAGGCAAACAGCTCAGGGTCTTCGTCTACCGTACA GCTGTCTGCATTGAAAATTCATGCATGGTAAGAGGAAGCAAACAAGGAAGAAATGGTGCCATTCACATATTCCGAGAGATCATCAAACCAGCAGAAAAATCTCTCcatgaaaaactaaaacaagataAACGCTTTAG CGTCTTCCTCAGCCTACTTGAAGCCGCAGACCTGAAAGAGCTCCTGACACAACCTGGGGATTGGACCTTATTTGTCCCAACCAATGATGCCTTTAAGGGAATGAcacatgaagaaaaggaaattctgattC GAGACAAAAATGCCCTTCAAAACATCATTCTTTACCACCTGACACCAGGAGTTTTCATTGGAAAGGGATTCGAACCTGGTGTGACTAACATTCTGAAGACCACGCAAGGAAGCAAAATCTATCTGAAAGGA GTAAATGATACACTTCTGGTGAATGAAGTGAAATCAAAAGAATCTGACATCATGACAACAAATGGTGTCATTCATGTTGTAGATAAACTCCTCTACCCAGCAG ACACACCTGTTGGAAATGATCAGCTGCTGGAAATACTTAATAAACTGATCAAATACATCCAGATTAAG tttgttcgTGGTAGCACATTCAAAGAAATCCCCATGACTGTCTACA GACCCACAACAACAAAGGTCAAAATTGAAGGTGAACCTGAGCTCAGGCTGAGTAAAGAAGGTGAAACAGTAACTGAGGTGATCCATGGAG AgccaattattaaaaaatacactaaaatcaTTGATGGAGTGCCTGTGGAAATAACCGAAAAAGAGACAAGGGAAGAACGAATCATTACAG GTCCTGAAATAAAATACACTAGGATTTCTACTAGTGgtggagaaacagaagaaacGCTGAAGAAATTATTGCAAGAAG AGGTCACCAAGGTCACCAAATTCATtgaaggtggtgatggtcatttatttgaagatgaagaaattaaaagactGCTT